From the Primulina tabacum isolate GXHZ01 chromosome 3, ASM2559414v2, whole genome shotgun sequence genome, one window contains:
- the LOC142538273 gene encoding uncharacterized protein LOC142538273, with the protein MSCISWNVRGLGNQRVFRELKRLVAERNPSLLFLCETKRRDSNFTRWKDVLGYSGMFVVNCVGRSGGLTLLWKSPFDVTIYSYTLGHIDCLVQHDEKRWRFTGFYGHPETQLRHSSWALLRRLSRVPELHGIPWLVGGDFNEISFDSEKFGGNRKPAAQTRAFRDTLSDCGLQNLHGSGDLFTWVNRRSLEHNIFERLDRFVATFEWRLLYPVAKAQSLDFYHSDHRPILLELGKTNDQLVHSGHVFRFEPHWVTEEECKDIVDLGWQKLNISLTLQDLQTWAGNRFRNLPRKLKHKMMQLHNMKTRDKWMENVQQINSLEKD; encoded by the coding sequence ATGAGTTGCATCTCTTGGAATGTTCGAGGGCTTGGGAACCAACGAGTATTCCGTGAACTTAAGCGACTTGTCGCAGAAAGAAACCCAAGCCTCCTGTTCTTATGTGAAACAAAAAGGAGGGACTCAAACTTCACAAGGTGGAAAGATGTATTGGGATATTCTGGTATGTTTGTGGTTAATTGTGTTGGTAGAAGCGGAGGATTGACATTACTGTGGAAATCGCCTTTTGATGTTACCATATATTCTTATACATTGGGACACATAGATTGTCTGGTACAACATGACGAGAAACGATGGAGATTTACGGGTTTTTATGGTCACCCAGAAACGCAACTTAGACATTCTTCATGGGCTCTCCTTCGTCGGCTAAGCAGGGTACCGGAATTGCATGGTATTCCTTGGTTGGTCGGAGGAGATTTTAATGAAATAAGTTTCGATAGCGAGAAATTCGGGGGTAATAGAAAGCCTGCTGCTCAAACTAGAGCCTTCCGTGATACTCTTAGTGATTGTGGCCTGCAAAATCTTCACGGGAGTGGGGACCTTTTTACATGGGTAAATCGCCGATCCCTGGAACATAATATATTTGAAAGACTAGACCGCTTTGTTGCTACTTTTGAATGGCGACTGCTGTATCCAGTGGCAAAAGCTCAATCCCTTGATTTTTATCACTCGGATCATAGGCCGATCTTGCTTGAGTTGGGGAAGACAAATGACCAGTTAGTGCATAGTGGCCATGTGTTTCGTTTTGAGCCTCATTGGGTCACTGAGGAAGAATGCAAGGATATAGTGGATCTTGGGTGGCAAAAATTAAACATTTCTTTGACCTTACAAGATCTTCAAACATGGGCTGGTAACAGATTTCGAAATCTCCCTCGGAAACTAAAACACAAGATGATGCAGCTTCATAACATGAAAACTAGAGATAAGTGGATGGAAAATGTGCAACAAATAAATTCTCTAGAGAAAGATTGA
- the LOC142538272 gene encoding uncharacterized protein LOC142538272: MERNRIIRSSDAKTSVVNVDWCDSLLCAYHTTRASVISSANLLTHQQSPKFWTVPPVDHLRLDVDAAYNINSNIYAIGGIVRNHEGQPVLAFGKHIIKPPSVTAAELFAIEEGIQMTQNHHLRIHQLTSDSLLAVQAVTCPKEDLGYNGTIVTNIRRLLESRSQLQLDHVMRTANTVAHSLASFAVSSSSPFVWKFGEFPSWLVKLVITDLVSS, encoded by the coding sequence ATGGAAAGAAATCGTATTATTCGTAGTTCTGACGCTAAGACAAGTGTGGTTAATGTTGATTGGTGTGATAGCTTGCTATGTGCATATCATACAACAAGAGCTTCAGTGATATCATCTGCCAATTTGCTTACACATCAACAATCACCAAAGTTTTGGACGGTACCACCAGTTGATCACTTGCGTCTGGATGTTGATGCGGCTTACAACATTAATTCAAACATTTATGCGATTGGGGGGATTGTGCGGAATCATGAAGGGCAGCCTGTGTTAGCATTTGGAAAGCATATTATCAAACCACCATCTGTCACTGCCGCAGAACTCTTTGCCATTGAGGAAGGAATCCAAATGACACAAAATCATCACTTAAGGATTCATCAACTTACTTCAGATTCTTTACTGGCAGTGCAAGCAGTCACTTGCCCTAAAGAGGATCTCGGTTATAATGGAACCATTGTCACAAATATCAGACGCTTATTGGAAAGTCGATCTCAGTTACAGTTGGATCACGTTATGCGTACGGCTAATACTGTGGCACACTCTTTAGCTTCTTTTGCTGTTTCCTCCTCTTCACCTTTTGTGTGGAAATTTGGGGAATTCCCTAGTTGGCTAGTTAAGCTTGTAATCACAGACCTCGTTTCGTCATGA
- the LOC142539217 gene encoding agmatine deiminase, with the protein MELKGTPVDHGYSMPPEWELHSGCWIGWPERPDNWRDHGVHAQRSFANVAAAISRFEPVNVCASSEQWKNARSLLPEQIRVVEMSMNDSWLRDTGPTFVVKNRITDTENRGSRIAGIDWNFNGYGGVDEGCYQDWSLDLLITRKVLEIEKLPRFPHSMILEGGSIHVDGEGTCLTTEECLLNKNRNPGLTKRQIEDELKSYLGVKKVIWLPHGLFGDNDTNGHIDNICCFVRPGVVLLSWTDDESDPQYERSVEALSVLTKATDAKGRKLEIIKLHVPGPLYMTYEEASALEQDGNATPRVAGMRLAASYVNFYIANGAIIAPQFGDEKWDDEALRVLSLAFPDREIVGVAGAREIVLGGGNIHCITQQQPSGP; encoded by the exons ATGGAACTCAAGGGCACTCCTGTTGACCATGGATACTCCATGCCTCCGGAGTGGGAGCTTCACTCCGGATGCTGGATTGGTTGGCCG GAACGGCCGGATAATTGGAGAGATCACGGAGTGCATGCTCAACGTTCATTTGCCAACGTTGCCGCTGCGATTTCAAGATTTGAACCCGTTAACGTGTGTGCTAGTTCTGAGCAG TGGAAAAATGCACGTAGTCTTTTGCCCGAACAAATCAGGGTGGTTGAGATGAGCATGAATGATTCTTGGCTCCGTGATACTGGTCCAACG TTTGTTGTGAAAAATAGAATCACAGATACTGAGAACCGGGGCAGCAGGATTGCAGGGATTGATTGGAACTTTAATGGTTATGGTG GCGTAGATGAAGGTTGTTACCAAGATTGGAGCCTTGACCTCCTTATTACTAGAAAG gTTCTGGAAATTGAAAAGCTTCCAAGGTTTCCCCATTCAATGATCCTTGAAGGCGGAAGCATTCATGTCGACGGAGAAG GGACTTGCCTTACAACCGAAGAGTGTCTCTTAAACAAGAATAGAAACCCTGGGTTAACCAAAAGACAAATTGAGGATGAGCTCAAATCATATCTTGGTGTCAAGAAGGTCATCTGGCTGCCTCATGGGTTATTTG GGGATAATGACACTAATGGGCACATTGACAACATATGCTGTTTTGTAAGACCTGGTGTTGTATTGTTGTCATGGACTGATGATGAGAGTGATCCACAGTATGAGCGTTCTGTGGAAGCCCTTTCAGTTCTTACTAAAGCCACGGATGCCAAAGGTAGAAAACTAGAGATAATCAAACTTCATGTGCCTGGGCCACTCTACATGACATATGAGGAGGCTTCTGCCTTGGAACAG GATGGCAATGCTACACCAAGGGTTGCTGGCATGAGGCTGGCTGCTTCATATGTGAACTTCTACATTGCCAATGGAGCAATTATTGCACCCCAATTTGGTGATGAAAAATGGGATGATGAAGCTCTTCGTGTCTTGTCTTTGGCATTCCCAGATCGCGAG ATTGTCGGAGTCGCAGGTGCTCGTGAGATTGTACTAGGAGGAGGAAACATACATTGCATCACGCAACAGCAACCGTCGGGTCCATAA